A section of the Nerophis ophidion isolate RoL-2023_Sa linkage group LG16, RoL_Noph_v1.0, whole genome shotgun sequence genome encodes:
- the cdkn1a gene encoding cyclin-dependent kinase inhibitor 1 isoform X1 — MENCRMMVSQTLIPRCQGSGTARRNLFGPVNHKQLRVFFRTEMRKDLEEASRRWSYDFIADKPLNSGHFHWESVPGTTVPRLFRAGVIAQTKGQRVAVSPKKRRVATSPKCGKENTPEYALERCPVVVEKTPEKKEKVGLRRKQTNITDFYQAKRRVVGTQSKSVE; from the exons ATGGAGAAC TGTCGAATGATGGTGAGTCAAACGCTCATCCCAAGATGTCAGGGGAGTGGCACCGCACGACGGAACCTGTTCGGCCCGGTCAACCACAAGCAGTTGCGCGTGTTCTTCCGGACTGAAATGAGGAAAGACCTGGAGGAGGCGTCGCGTCGCTGGAGCTACGACTTCATTGCTGACAAGCCTCTGAATAGCGGCCATTTCCACTGGGAGAGTGTCCCAGGCACCACGGTGCCACGGCTTTTCAGGGCCGGCGTGATCGCTCAGACGAAAGGTCAAAGGGTGGCAGTCAGTCCCAAGAAAAGAAGAGTGGCGACGTCACCAAAGTGCGGGAAGGAGAACACCCCTGAATACGCGTTGGAAAGATGTCCTGTGGTCGTGGAGAAAACACCAGAGAAGAAGGAGAAAGTCGGGCTCAGGAGGAAACAAACTAACATTACAG ATTTCTATCAAGCAAAACGAAGAGTGGTTGGAACGCAGAGTAAATCTGTGGAGTGA
- the cdkn1a gene encoding cyclin-dependent kinase inhibitor 1 isoform X2 encodes MCRMMVSQTLIPRCQGSGTARRNLFGPVNHKQLRVFFRTEMRKDLEEASRRWSYDFIADKPLNSGHFHWESVPGTTVPRLFRAGVIAQTKGQRVAVSPKKRRVATSPKCGKENTPEYALERCPVVVEKTPEKKEKVGLRRKQTNITDFYQAKRRVVGTQSKSVE; translated from the exons ATG TGTCGAATGATGGTGAGTCAAACGCTCATCCCAAGATGTCAGGGGAGTGGCACCGCACGACGGAACCTGTTCGGCCCGGTCAACCACAAGCAGTTGCGCGTGTTCTTCCGGACTGAAATGAGGAAAGACCTGGAGGAGGCGTCGCGTCGCTGGAGCTACGACTTCATTGCTGACAAGCCTCTGAATAGCGGCCATTTCCACTGGGAGAGTGTCCCAGGCACCACGGTGCCACGGCTTTTCAGGGCCGGCGTGATCGCTCAGACGAAAGGTCAAAGGGTGGCAGTCAGTCCCAAGAAAAGAAGAGTGGCGACGTCACCAAAGTGCGGGAAGGAGAACACCCCTGAATACGCGTTGGAAAGATGTCCTGTGGTCGTGGAGAAAACACCAGAGAAGAAGGAGAAAGTCGGGCTCAGGAGGAAACAAACTAACATTACAG ATTTCTATCAAGCAAAACGAAGAGTGGTTGGAACGCAGAGTAAATCTGTGGAGTGA